The Methanococcoides methylutens MM1 genome has a window encoding:
- a CDS encoding methionine adenosyltransferase, producing the protein MIRNIKVEHLHETPIEKQEIELVERKGIGHPDSISDGLAEAVSRALCKEYIDKCGTVLHHNTDETQIVAGRSKPEFGGGEVIKPIYTLLVGRATKSFDGMEIPVESVALEAARDYVRNTIVDMDMERDMIIDCKLGTGSSDLRDVFHRDHVPMANDTSFGVGHAPFSELEQIVYNTERQLLTDLKKKKIPGIGEDIKVMGLRDKDDISLTICCGMVGKHIDDMDHYINAKEEMTEYVLDLATKYTERNVYAHLNTADDVEGGCDCVFLTVTGTSAEMGDDGSVGRGNRSNGLITPSRPMSMEATSGKNPINHIGKIYNLLATQMARDVVSTVDELSDVHVKLLSQIGQPIDQPLVANAQIIPEEGANFANIRSEAEVVMDDWLENITKITDMVIKGELDTF; encoded by the coding sequence ATGATACGAAATATCAAAGTTGAACACCTTCACGAGACCCCCATCGAGAAGCAGGAGATCGAGCTTGTAGAGAGAAAAGGTATTGGCCACCCTGACAGTATCAGTGACGGTCTGGCAGAGGCTGTGAGCCGGGCTCTCTGTAAAGAGTACATCGACAAGTGCGGTACAGTACTTCACCACAACACCGACGAGACCCAGATCGTTGCAGGAAGATCAAAGCCGGAGTTCGGTGGCGGAGAGGTCATCAAGCCTATCTACACTCTTCTTGTGGGAAGGGCTACCAAGTCATTTGATGGTATGGAGATCCCTGTAGAGTCAGTAGCTCTTGAAGCTGCACGTGACTATGTCAGGAACACCATCGTTGATATGGACATGGAACGTGACATGATCATTGACTGTAAGCTTGGAACCGGTTCCTCTGACCTCAGGGATGTTTTCCACAGGGACCACGTGCCTATGGCAAACGACACATCATTTGGTGTGGGTCATGCTCCTTTCTCAGAACTTGAGCAGATCGTTTATAACACAGAGAGGCAGCTTCTCACAGATCTCAAAAAGAAGAAGATCCCTGGAATCGGTGAAGATATCAAGGTCATGGGTCTGAGAGACAAAGACGATATCTCCCTTACCATCTGCTGTGGTATGGTGGGCAAGCACATCGATGATATGGACCATTACATCAATGCAAAGGAAGAGATGACCGAATACGTCCTTGACCTTGCTACCAAGTACACTGAGAGGAATGTCTATGCTCATCTTAATACAGCAGACGATGTTGAAGGTGGGTGCGACTGTGTTTTCCTTACTGTCACAGGTACTTCTGCAGAGATGGGTGACGATGGTTCAGTGGGACGTGGAAACCGTTCTAACGGTCTTATTACCCCAAGCAGGCCAATGAGCATGGAAGCAACAAGCGGTAAGAACCCGATCAACCACATTGGTAAGATCTACAACCTGCTTGCAACACAGATGGCAAGAGATGTCGTAAGTACAGTTGATGAGCTCAGCGATGTTCATGTAAAGTTGCTCTCCCAGATCGGTCAGCCTATTGACCAGCCACTGGTTGCAAATGCACAGATTATTCCTGAAGAGGGTGCAAACTTCGCTAACATAAGGTCCGAGGCAGAAGTTGTTATGGACGACTGGCTTGAGAATATCACCAAGATCACTGATATGGTCATCAAAGGTGAGCTTGATACCTTCTGA
- the hisG gene encoding ATP phosphoribosyltransferase has translation MIRIAIPNKGRLHDPTVELFKEAGLPVLGGSNRKLFAKTTDPEITFLFARAADIPEYVQDGAADVGITGLDLISETNSDVEMLLDLKYGGADLVLAVPEDSEIASAQDLEGMRVATEFPVITANYFENLGINIDVVKVSGACEMTPHVGIADAIVDISSSGTTLAMNHLKVIEKVFTSSIYLIANHKTAEAEEKVQHIKTALESVLHAKQKRYLMMNVPSDKLDDVKEELPGLAGPTVMKVESKENIVAVHAVVDADIIFATINRLKKAGAFDILVVPIERMIP, from the coding sequence ATGATACGTATTGCAATACCTAACAAAGGAAGATTACACGACCCCACAGTTGAACTGTTCAAAGAAGCAGGCCTTCCGGTACTCGGAGGCTCCAACAGAAAACTGTTCGCAAAGACCACAGACCCTGAAATAACGTTCCTTTTTGCAAGGGCCGCAGACATCCCTGAATATGTACAGGATGGTGCCGCAGACGTAGGGATCACCGGCCTCGACCTCATATCCGAAACAAATTCCGATGTCGAGATGCTGCTTGACCTGAAATACGGAGGAGCAGACCTTGTTCTGGCCGTTCCTGAAGATTCGGAGATCGCATCTGCACAGGACCTCGAAGGAATGAGAGTGGCAACTGAGTTCCCGGTTATCACAGCCAATTATTTCGAGAACCTTGGCATTAACATTGATGTGGTAAAGGTAAGTGGCGCATGTGAAATGACACCACATGTTGGAATTGCCGATGCCATTGTGGATATATCAAGCTCTGGAACCACACTTGCAATGAACCATCTGAAGGTGATCGAGAAGGTATTCACTTCATCGATCTACCTCATTGCCAATCACAAGACAGCGGAAGCAGAAGAGAAGGTCCAGCACATCAAAACAGCTCTTGAAAGTGTCCTTCACGCAAAGCAGAAGAGATATCTTATGATGAACGTGCCTTCTGACAAACTTGATGATGTAAAAGAGGAACTTCCAGGACTTGCAGGACCGACTGTGATGAAAGTGGAATCCAAAGAGAATATCGTGGCAGTGCACGCCGTGGTCGATGCGGACATAATATTTGCCACCATAAACCGTCTCAAAAAAGCAGGTGCTTTCGACATACTGGTCGTGCCTATTGAGAGAATGATCCCCTAA
- the hisA gene encoding 1-(5-phosphoribosyl)-5-[(5-phosphoribosylamino)methylideneamino]imidazole-4-carboxamide isomerase: MSFEVIPAVDMKGGKCVQLVQGVPGSEMVSLDDPVEVALDWVAQGAKTLHLIDLDGAIEGTRTNAPIIRNIVEECKPQGIYIQVGGGIRSFEDAATLLEIGVDRVILSTAALRDPELISRLSSEFGSDRINVALDSKNGKISIEGWTKESEHTAVEMGSMFEEKGAGTILFTNIDTEGLLNGVDPKPTEDLVKAVNIPVIASGGVTTLDDIITLKNTGASGVVVGSALYKKNFTLTEAINTITDEI, from the coding sequence ATGAGCTTTGAAGTAATCCCTGCAGTTGACATGAAGGGAGGGAAATGCGTCCAGCTCGTCCAGGGTGTCCCGGGCAGTGAGATGGTCTCCCTCGATGACCCTGTGGAAGTCGCCCTTGACTGGGTAGCACAGGGAGCAAAGACACTTCACCTTATCGACCTTGACGGTGCGATCGAAGGAACACGCACAAATGCACCCATCATCAGGAACATTGTGGAAGAATGCAAGCCTCAGGGCATATATATACAGGTCGGAGGAGGAATACGTTCCTTTGAGGACGCCGCAACCCTCCTTGAGATCGGTGTGGACAGGGTCATCCTGAGCACTGCCGCATTGAGAGACCCTGAACTTATCAGCAGGCTTTCCAGTGAATTCGGTAGCGACCGGATCAATGTTGCTCTGGATTCCAAGAACGGAAAGATCTCCATTGAAGGCTGGACAAAGGAGTCCGAACATACCGCGGTCGAGATGGGATCAATGTTCGAAGAAAAAGGTGCCGGGACCATACTGTTCACCAACATAGACACTGAGGGTCTTTTGAACGGAGTCGATCCTAAACCTACCGAAGACCTCGTAAAAGCCGTCAATATCCCGGTGATCGCATCCGGCGGGGTCACGACCCTTGATGACATCATCACGCTGAAGAATACAGGTGCAAGTGGTGTTGTGGTCGGAAGTGCCCTCTACAAGAAAAACTTCACATTGACGGAAGCAATAAATACCATCACTGATGAAATTTAA
- the hisB gene encoding imidazoleglycerol-phosphate dehydratase HisB, with the protein MRNAKIARKTKETDIRMELDLDGKGSAEINTGIGFFDHMLNSFARHGSFDLKIDATGDLIVDEHHLIEDTAIVLGQAIAQAVGDKNGIARFGEARIPMDEALADVVLDLGGRSYLVMNTEFESPRVGEMNTQLVKHFFESLTENAKMNLHATVTGYNDHHKIEALFKAFAYALRRAVKIEGEGIKSTKGVL; encoded by the coding sequence ATGAGAAATGCAAAGATCGCACGAAAGACAAAAGAGACGGACATTCGGATGGAACTTGACCTTGACGGCAAGGGTTCAGCAGAGATCAATACCGGCATCGGGTTCTTTGACCACATGCTCAATTCCTTTGCAAGACACGGGAGCTTTGACCTGAAGATCGATGCAACAGGTGACCTGATCGTCGATGAGCACCACCTCATCGAGGATACTGCCATTGTCCTGGGACAGGCCATCGCACAGGCGGTCGGCGATAAGAACGGAATCGCAAGATTCGGTGAAGCACGCATACCCATGGATGAAGCCCTGGCAGACGTTGTCCTTGACCTTGGCGGCCGTAGCTACCTTGTGATGAACACTGAGTTCGAATCCCCAAGAGTTGGTGAGATGAACACGCAACTTGTGAAGCATTTCTTCGAGTCCCTGACAGAAAATGCAAAGATGAACCTGCATGCAACGGTTACAGGCTACAACGACCACCACAAGATAGAGGCACTTTTCAAAGCCTTTGCCTATGCACTTCGACGTGCAGTGAAGATCGAAGGTGAAGGAATCAAAAGCACAAAAGGTGTTCTCTAA
- a CDS encoding DNA mismatch repair protein MutS, protein MNGLKDIPRIGEKMAKRFEDHFGSEDAALEAILGGDIAGISEVEGVGQRYAISLVHEVRAQFEGVTMNDFLKTKEGVDIYEHLLDIIKQFSHTRYAKDKLHVYIPYPESKRDKIEEVRKATAGYIETARIMGGNKDLISMLSCIKAIDRKCAVPRIRDRAILTTESKQYEIAKETYGDVMDVQLVKGPGEFVDTARGYSHVVAADDKCMMFDLPEDIDPEFVPDIRKVDMWNMVPELEIAFFAKNLSSLESTILMTQMLRSSGISFLEDLEDEDLEYLKSTLSLIDSSGDVKAGSDDAIDRLVRISEQVDECVSAAISDANSTLDSCLEQSKLTLSGQDMLKVMNGKMEIKDLLEKELYQSYNSVIKDAKQRIAGELCLEKAELLLLESFFSDEISHPLEVQHEHLYAFKQQISNRVQRKKVEHKRNIAKSLSGYHDIAQKMVREALDFDVGFSIGCFAREFDLQMPELMEGSGIAFEDASNLFIKTRHGSVVPIDYSVGGTSQDPDGNKSRVVLLSGVNSGGKTSMLELVAQCIILAHMGFPTPAKRLEIGLTEGFYYFGKSKGTLDAGAFETTLVDFSVVADDSPKIVLADELESITEPGASAKIIGGILEVLSENSNSMSVFVSHLAELILENTECPVRVDGIEASGLDSDLNLVVERTPRYNYVAKSTPELIVERLSRKSDGIEQGFYNRLKEKFR, encoded by the coding sequence ATGAATGGTCTAAAGGATATTCCACGTATAGGGGAGAAGATGGCAAAGAGATTCGAGGATCACTTTGGGAGTGAAGATGCAGCTCTTGAAGCGATCCTGGGTGGCGATATAGCAGGTATATCAGAAGTTGAAGGTGTTGGGCAGCGTTATGCTATCTCCCTGGTCCATGAAGTGAGGGCACAGTTCGAAGGTGTGACCATGAATGATTTTCTTAAAACAAAAGAGGGTGTTGATATCTATGAGCACCTCCTTGACATCATCAAGCAGTTCAGCCATACAAGATACGCAAAGGATAAACTGCATGTCTATATCCCATATCCGGAAAGCAAGAGAGATAAAATTGAGGAAGTTCGTAAGGCTACGGCAGGTTATATAGAAACTGCACGTATCATGGGAGGCAATAAGGATCTCATCTCAATGTTGTCATGCATTAAGGCTATCGATCGTAAATGTGCGGTTCCTCGGATACGCGATCGTGCAATCCTTACCACAGAGAGCAAGCAGTATGAGATTGCAAAGGAAACCTATGGCGACGTGATGGACGTCCAGCTTGTAAAAGGGCCCGGGGAATTCGTCGATACTGCAAGAGGCTATTCACACGTGGTGGCAGCAGATGACAAATGTATGATGTTCGACCTGCCCGAAGATATTGATCCTGAGTTCGTACCTGATATAAGGAAGGTTGATATGTGGAACATGGTTCCTGAACTCGAGATCGCATTTTTCGCAAAGAACCTTTCATCCCTGGAAAGTACTATTCTCATGACGCAGATGCTGCGCTCATCAGGGATCAGTTTTCTGGAAGATCTTGAAGATGAGGATCTTGAGTATCTCAAAAGTACTCTTTCACTTATCGACAGCAGTGGGGATGTGAAAGCAGGTTCGGATGATGCTATTGATCGCCTTGTCAGGATCTCTGAACAAGTGGACGAATGTGTTTCAGCGGCAATATCGGATGCCAACTCTACCCTTGATTCATGCCTTGAACAAAGTAAACTTACCCTTAGCGGTCAGGATATGCTGAAGGTCATGAATGGAAAGATGGAGATAAAGGACCTGCTTGAAAAGGAGCTTTATCAATCCTATAATTCCGTTATAAAGGATGCAAAGCAAAGAATTGCCGGGGAGCTTTGTCTTGAGAAAGCCGAGCTATTGCTCCTGGAATCTTTCTTCTCTGATGAGATCTCACATCCCCTTGAAGTACAACATGAGCATCTTTATGCTTTTAAGCAGCAGATATCCAACCGGGTACAGAGAAAAAAGGTGGAGCACAAACGCAACATTGCGAAGTCCCTTTCCGGTTACCACGACATTGCACAAAAGATGGTGCGTGAGGCACTGGATTTCGATGTTGGTTTTTCAATAGGTTGCTTTGCCCGGGAATTCGATCTTCAGATGCCTGAATTGATGGAAGGTTCTGGAATTGCCTTTGAGGATGCCAGCAACCTTTTCATAAAGACAAGACATGGTTCCGTGGTTCCCATCGATTATTCGGTTGGTGGAACAAGCCAGGATCCGGATGGGAACAAAAGTCGTGTTGTACTGTTGAGCGGTGTCAATTCCGGTGGTAAGACATCCATGCTTGAGCTTGTGGCACAATGCATAATCCTTGCTCATATGGGATTCCCGACACCTGCAAAACGCCTTGAGATTGGCTTAACAGAAGGATTCTACTATTTCGGGAAATCAAAGGGAACACTGGATGCAGGTGCGTTCGAGACAACACTTGTTGATTTCTCGGTGGTTGCCGACGATTCACCGAAGATCGTGCTTGCAGATGAGCTTGAATCGATCACCGAACCAGGTGCTTCTGCAAAGATAATCGGGGGTATACTTGAGGTACTTTCTGAGAACAGCAACAGTATGTCTGTGTTCGTATCCCATCTTGCGGAGCTTATCCTTGAGAATACGGAATGTCCTGTTCGGGTTGATGGTATTGAAGCAAGTGGTCTTGACAGTGATCTCAATCTGGTGGTGGAGAGGACTCCTAGGTACAATTACGTGGCAAAAAGCACTCCTGAGCTGATTGTGGAAAGGCTGTCAAGAAAATCCGATGGTATCGAGCAGGGGTTCTACAACAGGTTAAAAGAAAAGTTCCGGTAA
- a CDS encoding DUF4130 domain-containing protein: protein MILAFNANVDGVLLACSYFRKHPGAELISAKNQDELDQKLGFSFSEGEVKRLGFTPCGSIEALSKEIFGKRKARMARFDPNPLRYLDLLLRHRNCDPVELVHLIISCNGDTDQLYSGKGKLAKKYYNYMRDVSRAYERLCMFSRPEFKGGILSVEIDSPHNIGDLFCRWLSRKNPDVPVAVIVKTNAWVGNGDLLGLDRFSKLTAAFVESLRSTSEDDEVDGLWDIYYDSQMIDSRRNIGLAKKMQPKFSASMSKMAKKDRYKVERGIASCRLDSFA from the coding sequence ATGATACTAGCTTTTAATGCTAATGTGGATGGTGTTCTGCTTGCATGTTCCTATTTCAGGAAACATCCTGGAGCTGAGCTTATATCTGCAAAGAATCAGGATGAACTTGATCAAAAGCTTGGTTTTTCATTCTCTGAAGGGGAAGTAAAGCGATTGGGATTCACTCCATGTGGCAGTATCGAAGCCCTTTCAAAAGAGATCTTTGGAAAAAGAAAGGCAAGGATGGCACGTTTTGATCCTAACCCCCTGAGATATCTTGATCTTCTTCTCAGGCACAGGAATTGTGACCCTGTTGAGCTTGTGCACCTTATTATTTCATGCAATGGAGATACTGACCAGCTTTATTCAGGCAAGGGAAAACTGGCAAAAAAGTACTACAATTACATGCGTGATGTTTCAAGAGCTTATGAGAGATTGTGTATGTTCTCACGACCTGAGTTCAAAGGCGGTATACTTTCTGTTGAGATTGATTCTCCTCATAATATCGGGGACCTTTTCTGCAGGTGGCTGTCGAGAAAAAATCCTGATGTTCCTGTAGCTGTTATCGTTAAAACGAATGCATGGGTTGGTAATGGTGACCTTCTGGGGCTGGATAGATTTTCAAAGCTCACAGCGGCTTTCGTTGAAAGCCTGAGGTCAACATCTGAGGACGATGAAGTTGATGGGCTATGGGACATATACTATGATTCCCAGATGATAGATTCGCGTCGAAATATTGGTCTTGCTAAAAAAATGCAGCCAAAGTTCTCAGCATCCATGAGCAAGATGGCAAAGAAGGACCGGTATAAGGTCGAGAGAGGTATAGCCAGCTGCAGGCTTGACAGTTTTGCATGA
- a CDS encoding helix-hairpin-helix domain-containing protein — MIAERRNEQHLTLSERMQLLSSGTKYDSCNQSAVCHAFGPDGRCIQLYKTLLSNSCAGECAYCPNRCERDTMRATLDPEEIAKITWSFYRRNAIEGLFLSSGIMGDAEQTSQKQLEVVELLRGQGFKGYINIRVMPGTPKYLLEQIAEHANKFGVNAETTNSVNYSEICPNFDYKNDVLQRLKWTKDLIHKKRREYAGMGRLVGANDTQFVVGAVSEPDRDIVKTVDKFMDKYELRRPYFMSFDPVPDTPLEDGVASPKWREQRLYQMSFLLKDYGLRANDFDEIYNEEGFLGNADPKVMLAQSQPDRFPVDVNSADMPDLLMVPGIGPISANRIIRSRPIDSEQELARMGVVVTHARPYISINGSRQSNLASFLGACS; from the coding sequence ATGATTGCGGAAAGAAGGAACGAACAACACCTGACATTATCGGAGAGAATGCAATTGCTCTCCTCAGGAACTAAATATGACAGCTGCAACCAGAGTGCAGTATGCCATGCGTTCGGTCCCGACGGAAGATGCATACAGCTGTATAAGACATTGCTATCTAACTCCTGTGCAGGCGAGTGTGCATATTGCCCTAACCGTTGTGAACGGGATACTATGAGGGCAACTCTTGATCCTGAGGAGATCGCAAAGATCACCTGGTCATTTTACAGAAGAAATGCTATCGAGGGTTTGTTCCTTTCTTCCGGCATAATGGGTGATGCCGAGCAGACGTCACAGAAACAACTGGAAGTGGTCGAACTTTTGAGAGGTCAGGGTTTCAAAGGTTATATCAACATCCGTGTGATGCCAGGCACTCCTAAATATTTACTTGAGCAGATAGCCGAACATGCGAACAAGTTCGGTGTGAATGCAGAGACCACAAATTCAGTGAACTATTCTGAGATCTGTCCCAATTTCGATTACAAGAACGATGTTCTCCAGAGGCTCAAATGGACAAAGGACCTCATACATAAAAAGAGGAGGGAATATGCCGGAATGGGCAGGCTTGTAGGAGCAAATGACACCCAGTTCGTAGTTGGGGCGGTGTCGGAACCTGATCGGGATATTGTGAAAACCGTTGACAAATTCATGGACAAATACGAGCTTCGGAGGCCTTATTTTATGAGCTTTGATCCTGTCCCTGATACACCGCTTGAAGACGGAGTTGCCTCTCCTAAATGGCGTGAGCAGAGATTGTATCAGATGTCTTTCCTGCTGAAGGATTACGGTCTGAGGGCAAATGACTTTGATGAGATCTATAATGAGGAGGGTTTCCTTGGAAATGCAGATCCGAAAGTAATGCTCGCCCAATCACAACCCGACCGATTTCCGGTTGATGTTAACTCCGCAGATATGCCTGATCTTCTTATGGTTCCCGGAATCGGTCCGATAAGTGCTAACAGAATAATACGTTCCCGCCCCATAGATTCCGAGCAGGAGCTTGCACGCATGGGTGTTGTTGTGACACATGCACGTCCATACATCTCTATCAACGGTTCCAGGCAGTCTAACCTCGCATCTTTCCTGGGGGCATGTTCATGA
- a CDS encoding ArsR family transcriptional regulator has product MSQIDNKVFHALGSDTRIRMLELLDESERHISELARELEISVPVAAKHVKILEEADLVERKIFGKTHVLKPNRENIYLAMNVFAPTKSIEVEKGTSLLDALRGVAAVKVKKKGDREVIVSTDGDEGLYVYEINGEFSEKSVQNCIIDEDTTIEWKKLEPVTKIKLDIHVKE; this is encoded by the coding sequence ATGAGTCAGATAGATAATAAAGTGTTCCATGCTCTGGGAAGCGATACACGTATAAGGATGCTTGAGCTACTTGATGAATCCGAACGCCATATATCTGAACTTGCAAGGGAATTGGAGATTTCCGTTCCGGTGGCTGCTAAACATGTTAAGATCCTTGAAGAGGCAGACCTTGTTGAGCGAAAGATCTTTGGAAAAACCCATGTTCTGAAACCGAACAGGGAGAACATATATCTTGCAATGAACGTGTTCGCTCCTACAAAGTCAATTGAGGTTGAAAAAGGTACGAGCTTGCTTGATGCTCTTCGTGGTGTTGCAGCTGTCAAGGTTAAGAAGAAAGGTGACAGGGAAGTTATCGTTTCAACAGACGGGGATGAAGGGCTCTACGTTTATGAGATAAATGGTGAGTTCTCGGAGAAGTCTGTTCAGAACTGTATCATCGATGAGGATACAACAATAGAATGGAAGAAACTGGAACCTGTTACAAAGATCAAGCTTGATATTCATGTCAAGGAATGA
- a CDS encoding sugar phosphate isomerase/epimerase, producing MIGISSFAFHELPLSEALEKIEPMADCAEIFSEGRHDLLREEELAYSYDLKYTVHAPSTDMNLSSLREPMRLAAISVVEQMVDICNELDSDVLVVHPGYFSYPVDMPYAQKAFERSVVDLKAISKDTGVRICIENMPKWDCFLFRHPGFDLGGNGFTLDVGHANTLGNLNEFLETMGDSVSHFHLHDNNGDIDDHFFIGNGNIDFGSFSGLLKKSKATKIIENKCEEDVLSSLDALKRMGIK from the coding sequence ATGATAGGTATATCATCTTTTGCTTTTCACGAACTTCCACTTTCAGAAGCACTGGAAAAAATAGAACCAATGGCAGATTGCGCTGAGATCTTCTCGGAAGGAAGACATGATCTCCTTCGTGAGGAAGAACTGGCATACTCCTATGACCTGAAATACACGGTCCATGCCCCGAGTACTGATATGAACCTGTCCAGCCTGAGGGAACCTATGCGACTTGCAGCTATTAGTGTGGTCGAACAGATGGTTGACATCTGCAATGAACTTGATTCTGATGTTCTGGTGGTCCATCCCGGATATTTTTCCTATCCAGTTGATATGCCATATGCACAGAAGGCATTTGAAAGATCAGTAGTTGACCTTAAGGCCATATCTAAAGATACAGGTGTCAGGATATGTATCGAGAATATGCCAAAATGGGATTGTTTTTTGTTCAGGCACCCGGGCTTTGACCTTGGAGGCAATGGATTCACTCTGGATGTAGGTCATGCGAACACATTGGGCAACCTGAATGAATTCCTGGAAACAATGGGGGATTCGGTCTCACACTTCCACCTACATGATAACAATGGGGATATCGATGATCATTTTTTCATTGGGAACGGGAATATTGATTTCGGATCTTTTTCCGGATTGCTTAAGAAAAGCAAAGCAACCAAGATCATTGAAAATAAATGTGAAGAGGATGTGCTCAGCAGTCTGGATGCTTTAAAAAGAATGGGCATTAAGTGA
- a CDS encoding type IV pilin N-terminal domain-containing protein: MVSEIVGEMLKLSIMVSLVTVFSIGVFEMLPDERVPYVEIEIVNVSGSSLDISHVGGDVLKAEEITIQVANASGPFIYELSDKDHVCRCNSSTGALDSNQSVIIWKFPERIHVNTDVMNITDVSVVHRRAVLATSEVSSNA, from the coding sequence ATGGTCTCGGAAATAGTTGGTGAAATGCTTAAGCTTTCGATAATGGTGTCACTTGTAACAGTATTCTCTATAGGTGTGTTCGAAATGCTTCCTGATGAGCGTGTACCCTATGTAGAGATCGAGATAGTAAATGTGAGCGGCTCAAGTCTGGATATTTCGCATGTGGGCGGGGATGTTTTAAAAGCCGAAGAGATAACTATCCAGGTCGCGAATGCAAGTGGTCCGTTCATCTATGAACTCTCTGATAAGGATCATGTTTGTAGATGTAATAGTTCGACAGGGGCACTGGATTCCAATCAGTCGGTCATTATATGGAAGTTCCCCGAAAGGATCCATGTCAACACTGATGTCATGAACATAACTGATGTATCTGTAGTGCACCGCCGTGCAGTACTTGCCACATCAGAGGTGAGTTCGAATGCGTAA